The following are from one region of the Thermogemmatispora onikobensis genome:
- a CDS encoding VOC family protein: GLWSSDVATQARFYRQVVGLDLRSSEVRTVGQEMEVEAASAFLALGDEHHCLALFADTRDSRPGKADSRFMLPQSRLHHMTFEVDTEAELAALAARLNMLGVELAFEPRDGESERGDTLWFRDPDGNRIEISVASDEAFTQYAAASGRRQARLRPLALQHLALQTPHLETMVEFYTEALGFDISDWLLREWAWLRCNTDHHTLVLIQGRPDVDHIGFRIDSGLDLLAWADYLSRQEAPVLWGPGRHGAGHDLFLRFADPEGCHIELSAELEQYYDQDVTTPPRLWHARPRALNLWGTLPPWIKEEVSV; this comes from the coding sequence GGGCCTCTGGTCCAGCGATGTGGCAACCCAGGCCCGCTTCTATCGCCAGGTGGTGGGCCTCGATCTGCGCTCAAGTGAGGTTCGGACCGTGGGGCAGGAGATGGAGGTGGAGGCGGCCAGCGCGTTCCTCGCTTTGGGCGATGAACATCACTGCCTGGCCCTCTTTGCCGATACTCGTGATTCTCGCCCCGGCAAGGCAGATAGTCGCTTTATGCTGCCTCAAAGCCGACTGCATCATATGACCTTCGAGGTGGATACGGAGGCAGAGCTGGCGGCTCTGGCCGCTCGCCTGAATATGCTCGGTGTAGAGCTGGCTTTCGAGCCGCGCGACGGCGAGAGCGAGCGCGGCGATACGCTCTGGTTCCGCGATCCCGATGGCAACCGTATTGAGATCTCGGTGGCCTCCGATGAGGCTTTCACCCAGTACGCCGCCGCTAGCGGGAGACGGCAGGCGCGCCTGCGTCCCCTTGCTCTCCAGCATCTGGCCCTCCAGACGCCACATCTGGAGACAATGGTCGAGTTTTATACCGAGGCCCTGGGCTTCGATATCTCAGACTGGTTGTTGCGCGAGTGGGCCTGGCTGCGCTGCAATACCGATCACCATACCCTGGTACTGATCCAGGGGCGCCCCGATGTTGATCATATCGGCTTCCGTATCGACAGCGGCCTCGATCTGCTGGCCTGGGCCGATTACCTCAGCCGCCAGGAGGCGCCCGTCCTCTGGGGCCCTGGGCGTCACGGCGCTGGCCATGATCTCTTCCTGCGCTTCGCCGATCCGGAAGGCTGTCACATTGAGCTGTCCGCTGAGCTGGAGCAGTACTACGATCAAGATGTGACAACGCCGCCACGGCTCTGGCATGCTCGTCCCCGCG